A window of the Thermodesulfobacteriota bacterium genome harbors these coding sequences:
- a CDS encoding helix-hairpin-helix domain-containing protein → MRTRKLILAFFLTSLLFHIFGYSVLALRLEPFIHVFYLIIWWSFIIGLDSIIALTRGRSLLISKGIFTTIAISSAYWSIFELINVRIQNWFYINLPSEIALRYFGYFFAFGTVIPAIVTVREALRFFVFRGMRLKKKVFIKNYPALSISLGSFTFLLMLFYPDYLFPFVWVAPLLVIDGINYKRGHESFANKIENGSYEEVLSTALSGLTCGLLWEFWNYFALAKWVYSVPFFEEMKLFEMPILGYFGFVFFALETSAFLNFLNGEGLSKKRLTTFAALLVCIFIFPLIDRHTVFSFRPKLEELYFIEKEKIEYFKSLGIKSSYGLKAQLLSPFEQEKLKLLHLYGLGLPNLKKLEKAGVNSVEELAKLEERELSQIIGEKNLRRVRLYLKEAEKLTKRSKGPQRS, encoded by the coding sequence TTGAGAACAAGAAAACTCATATTAGCCTTCTTTCTTACTTCCCTTCTCTTTCACATTTTCGGATATTCCGTTTTGGCCTTACGACTTGAACCTTTTATCCATGTTTTTTACCTTATCATCTGGTGGTCATTCATCATAGGGCTTGATTCGATCATAGCCCTTACGAGAGGTAGATCTTTACTCATCTCTAAAGGTATCTTCACTACCATTGCTATCTCCAGCGCATATTGGTCGATATTCGAGCTCATAAACGTGAGAATCCAAAATTGGTTTTACATAAATTTGCCAAGTGAAATTGCCCTCCGGTATTTTGGGTATTTTTTTGCTTTTGGAACCGTCATCCCTGCTATAGTGACTGTGAGGGAGGCTTTAAGATTCTTTGTGTTTCGAGGAATGAGGCTAAAGAAGAAGGTTTTTATTAAAAACTATCCCGCACTTTCAATATCTCTTGGCTCTTTCACATTCCTTCTTATGCTCTTTTATCCGGATTATCTCTTTCCCTTTGTGTGGGTTGCACCACTTCTTGTCATTGACGGTATAAACTACAAAAGAGGGCACGAATCGTTTGCCAACAAGATAGAAAATGGAAGCTATGAAGAAGTGTTATCCACAGCTCTTTCCGGACTTACATGCGGTCTTCTTTGGGAATTCTGGAACTACTTTGCTTTGGCAAAATGGGTATACTCCGTGCCCTTCTTCGAGGAAATGAAGCTTTTCGAAATGCCAATTTTGGGTTATTTTGGCTTTGTTTTCTTCGCTTTAGAGACTTCTGCTTTTCTGAACTTTTTAAATGGCGAGGGCCTTTCCAAAAAGAGGCTCACCACTTTTGCCGCTCTTTTAGTCTGTATATTCATATTCCCGTTAATAGATAGGCATACCGTCTTTTCCTTCAGGCCAAAACTTGAAGAACTCTACTTTATCGAAAAGGAAAAGATAGAATACTTCAAATCGCTGGGCATAAAAAGCAGCTACGGGCTCAAGGCTCAACTTTTATCTCCCTTTGAGCAAGAAAAACTTAAGCTACTCCACCTTTACGGTTTGGGACTTCCCAATCTCAAAAAATTGGAAAAAGCTGGGGTGAATTCCGTTGAGGAACTAGCCAAACTCGAAGAACGTGAGCTTTCTCAGATCATAGGAGAGAAAAATTTAAGGCGAGTAAGGTTGTACCTGAAGGAGGCAGAAAAGCTTACAAAAAGGTCAAAAGGGCCTCAACGATCTTAA
- a CDS encoding peptidoglycan endopeptidase, giving the protein MQNLATFLFIFIFVFLNLTDAYAQRSIPQNRKLAKKVASTQTVLEQTEIANPDVEFIRHRVKRGETLAEIARMYGVSVHEIRSLNGLRSKRISAGKILVIPKRLNEEKEEEIPEFTYGRWKDPNERYMLVKVAKSFVGAPYKLGGSSVRGIDCSAYVKKIFEIFDVNLPRTAKDQFKVGRRIEKDELAIGDLVFFKTRPGKDYPTHVGIYIGNGKFIHASSHNKRGVRIDSLDSDFYRRTYVGAVRVKELPEDLKEERKDFRSDLSS; this is encoded by the coding sequence ATGCAAAACCTGGCTACTTTTCTCTTTATTTTTATCTTTGTCTTTCTCAACCTTACAGATGCTTACGCCCAAAGATCAATTCCTCAAAACCGCAAATTGGCAAAAAAAGTTGCAAGCACTCAAACCGTCTTGGAACAGACCGAGATCGCTAATCCTGATGTGGAATTCATAAGGCATAGGGTAAAAAGGGGTGAGACACTAGCAGAAATCGCTAGGATGTATGGGGTAAGTGTTCACGAGATAAGGTCTTTAAACGGACTTCGCTCGAAGAGAATCTCTGCCGGAAAGATACTTGTTATTCCGAAGAGGTTAAATGAGGAAAAGGAAGAAGAGATACCGGAGTTCACATATGGAAGGTGGAAAGATCCCAATGAAAGATATATGCTCGTTAAGGTGGCAAAGAGTTTTGTAGGCGCTCCGTACAAACTTGGAGGAAGTAGCGTAAGAGGAATCGATTGCTCCGCGTATGTTAAGAAGATCTTTGAAATATTCGATGTGAATTTACCTAGAACTGCAAAAGACCAGTTTAAGGTGGGCAGACGAATAGAAAAAGATGAACTTGCAATCGGTGATCTTGTTTTCTTTAAAACGAGACCGGGAAAGGATTATCCTACTCATGTGGGAATATACATCGGTAATGGAAAATTTATTCATGCCTCATCTCACAATAAAAGGGGAGTGAGGATAGATAGTCTTGATTCGGATTTTTATAGAAGAACTTACGTTGGTGCAGTAAGGGTGAAGGAACTCCCAGAAGATTTAAAAGAAGAAAGGAAGGATTTTCGCTCGGATCTGAGTTCGTAG
- a CDS encoding nitroreductase family protein, which produces MEILDLIKRRRSIRIYEDRPIPEEHLIKLLEAARWAPTGANIQPWHFIVVRDEKTRKEIGEYAKFFFFKSSHVAKAPCIIVLCYEKDKSKFGIYDATLAGGNILLVAESLGLGTCWIGAFDEEKVKEILGIPENVKVIALITVGYPKERPDAPKRLEIEKIVHYENWSNVKKKSLSDSLFKSGPLSIIGKFLKYVSI; this is translated from the coding sequence GTGGAGATACTAGATCTTATCAAAAGACGAAGATCGATAAGAATTTATGAGGACAGGCCTATTCCGGAAGAACATTTAATAAAACTTTTGGAAGCTGCCCGGTGGGCTCCAACCGGTGCAAATATTCAACCCTGGCATTTCATTGTAGTCCGTGATGAGAAGACGAGAAAAGAGATAGGAGAGTACGCGAAATTTTTTTTCTTTAAGTCTTCACATGTCGCAAAGGCTCCGTGCATAATAGTTCTCTGTTATGAGAAGGACAAAAGTAAATTCGGGATTTACGACGCTACTCTTGCGGGCGGGAACATACTTCTTGTTGCAGAAAGTCTGGGGCTTGGCACCTGCTGGATAGGAGCGTTTGACGAAGAAAAGGTAAAAGAAATTTTGGGTATTCCGGAAAATGTGAAAGTGATAGCTCTCATTACAGTGGGATATCCTAAAGAGAGACCAGATGCACCAAAAAGACTCGAGATCGAAAAAATCGTCCATTATGAGAACTGGTCGAACGTGAAGAAAAAATCGTTATCCGACAGTCTTTTCAAGTCAGGCCCTCTATCCATAATCGGGAAGTTTTTGAAATACGTGTCAATCTAG
- a CDS encoding (deoxy)nucleoside triphosphate pyrophosphohydrolase, protein MGKETILVTCGIIEKDGKILIAKRKDKEGDKWEFPGGKVERGEDLKDCLKREIKEELNLDITVLDCISHVNYKTDSGKDIVLYAYRAKYVSGEPTPIEHEEVRWVTKEELADFDFFEPDLKIVEALLTFL, encoded by the coding sequence ATGGGCAAAGAAACGATACTGGTTACCTGTGGAATAATCGAAAAAGACGGAAAGATCCTTATAGCAAAAAGGAAAGACAAAGAGGGAGATAAGTGGGAGTTTCCAGGAGGAAAGGTAGAAAGAGGGGAGGATCTTAAAGACTGCCTTAAAAGAGAGATAAAAGAGGAGCTCAATCTGGATATAACCGTTTTAGACTGTATATCACATGTAAACTATAAAACCGATTCCGGCAAAGATATCGTTCTTTACGCCTATAGGGCGAAGTATGTATCAGGTGAGCCTACACCTATCGAACACGAAGAAGTAAGATGGGTCACAAAAGAAGAATTGGCCGACTTCGATTTTTTTGAACCCGATCTTAAGATCGTTGAGGCCCTTTTGACCTTTTTGTAA
- a CDS encoding MBL fold metallo-hydrolase, whose protein sequence is MEIRRIDALSVTVAIDNFYDAFFDDPPCGKRYRTLPSRSIYAEHGLSFFVNAFLDRKKYSFIFDFGVDGELLLHNFEVLKIEPKGASALILSHGHFDHYGGLLRLVRHLGSSGIKGLPLYLGSGTFARRFAKKKDDEGLIDLGMLRREELEGVTRVYEIEEPLEFLPGCYISGRIEMKNDYEDISSGFFVEREGILANDDFREELALFFLLRRGLVIISGCAHRGIVNTVTQIVDQTGIRKIYALFGGFHLLEDETRIRKTIEGLEAFSPDYVILCHCSSLSAKLLFMKLVGKRCIINTVGTTYNL, encoded by the coding sequence ATGGAGATAAGAAGGATAGATGCATTATCCGTTACTGTCGCTATCGACAACTTTTACGATGCTTTTTTTGATGACCCTCCTTGCGGAAAAAGGTATAGAACCCTTCCTTCAAGATCTATATATGCTGAACACGGTCTCTCCTTTTTTGTGAATGCCTTTTTAGATCGTAAGAAATACTCCTTTATTTTCGATTTCGGCGTAGACGGAGAGCTCCTTCTCCACAACTTTGAGGTTTTAAAAATTGAACCAAAGGGAGCTTCGGCCTTGATTCTAAGCCACGGCCATTTTGACCACTACGGAGGTCTTTTACGTCTTGTGAGGCATCTCGGTTCTTCTGGAATAAAGGGTCTTCCTCTCTATTTGGGCTCAGGAACTTTCGCAAGAAGGTTCGCCAAGAAAAAAGACGATGAAGGGCTTATCGATCTAGGAATGTTAAGGAGGGAGGAGCTCGAAGGCGTAACCAGGGTGTACGAGATAGAAGAGCCTTTGGAATTTTTACCAGGGTGTTATATCTCTGGAAGGATCGAGATGAAAAACGACTACGAGGATATATCTAGCGGCTTCTTTGTGGAAAGAGAAGGGATTCTCGCAAATGACGATTTCAGAGAAGAACTAGCTCTCTTTTTCCTTTTAAGAAGAGGACTTGTTATAATCTCTGGGTGTGCCCATAGGGGTATAGTAAATACAGTAACCCAAATCGTGGACCAGACAGGCATAAGAAAAATCTACGCTCTTTTTGGCGGATTCCATCTTCTTGAAGATGAGACAAGGATAAGAAAGACTATAGAGGGCCTTGAAGCTTTCTCTCCGGACTACGTGATTCTCTGTCATTGTTCGAGCTTATCCGCTAAGCTTCTGTTTATGAAACTTGTGGGGAAAAGATGCATAATAAATACGGTTGGAACAACATACAATCTCTAA
- a CDS encoding lipoprotein-releasing ABC transporter permease subunit, which produces MSIETQIGLRYLRSKRKEAFIAFTTLIAIIGIAIGVMALVVVIAVMTGFQEEIKNRILGISPHVLVLSLDGEIRDPNKVIETIKKEKGITYAFPFLQFQALILSRNQQTGVIVKGVNPEDVPFLARIVRAGSIGSLKTDGNVLVGKELLRQLNLMPEDDFHLMIPSSGISPFGLIPEIYRFKVGGVIETGIFDIDSVIILMSLDAALKLTGMRINGIEVRLEDAYEAERIKQTIVKKLGLPFFARTWIEMNKNLFSALRLEKIAMFIILALIIFVASFNIISSLVMTVMEKKKDIAILKSFGAKKRMIMKIFVIEGMAIGISGAIIGSVFGYILCELIKRYKIVTLPQDIYYITHLPVKIDLTDILLVGSVTLIICALSTIYPSYKAAKVDPVEALRYE; this is translated from the coding sequence ATGAGTATCGAGACGCAAATAGGTTTAAGATACTTAAGGTCGAAAAGGAAAGAGGCTTTTATCGCATTTACGACCCTAATAGCCATAATTGGAATCGCCATAGGGGTTATGGCCCTTGTTGTGGTAATAGCCGTAATGACTGGATTTCAAGAGGAAATAAAAAACCGGATACTTGGTATCAGTCCCCACGTTTTAGTTCTAAGCCTAGATGGCGAAATCAGAGATCCAAATAAAGTAATTGAGACCATAAAAAAAGAGAAAGGCATAACCTATGCCTTTCCTTTCCTCCAATTCCAAGCTCTTATCCTTTCGAGAAACCAACAGACGGGTGTGATCGTAAAGGGGGTGAACCCTGAGGACGTACCATTTTTGGCTAGAATAGTAAGGGCGGGAAGTATAGGCTCTCTCAAAACTGATGGGAATGTCCTTGTGGGAAAGGAGTTATTGCGCCAGCTAAATCTTATGCCAGAGGATGATTTTCATCTTATGATACCTTCTTCCGGTATCTCCCCTTTTGGGCTTATTCCCGAAATTTATAGGTTCAAGGTTGGCGGCGTTATAGAAACGGGGATATTCGATATAGATAGTGTTATTATCCTTATGTCCCTAGATGCTGCGCTTAAGCTTACAGGAATGCGCATAAACGGAATTGAAGTTCGACTGGAAGATGCCTACGAGGCGGAAAGAATCAAACAGACAATCGTAAAAAAACTAGGTTTGCCATTTTTCGCTAGAACATGGATCGAGATGAACAAGAATCTATTTTCCGCTTTGAGGCTTGAAAAGATCGCCATGTTTATCATCCTTGCTCTCATAATCTTTGTGGCAAGCTTCAACATAATCAGTTCTCTCGTTATGACGGTGATGGAGAAAAAAAAGGACATTGCCATCCTTAAGTCATTCGGAGCAAAAAAGAGGATGATAATGAAGATATTTGTAATCGAGGGAATGGCGATCGGTATTTCCGGTGCGATAATTGGGTCGGTTTTTGGTTACATTCTCTGTGAACTCATAAAAAGATACAAAATAGTGACCTTACCTCAGGATATTTATTACATAACCCATCTGCCTGTGAAGATAGATCTTACAGACATCTTACTTGTCGGCTCTGTGACACTCATCATATGTGCCCTATCCACCATATATCCTTCTTACAAGGCAGCAAAGGTTGACCCAGTCGAAGCACTCCGCTATGAGTGA
- the gatB gene encoding Asp-tRNA(Asn)/Glu-tRNA(Gln) amidotransferase subunit GatB: protein MYTDESLEIALDYGDFEGVIGLEVHAQLLTESKLFCSCSTKFGAEPNIHTCPVCTGMPGALPVLNKKAVEYAIKLGLSLNCKINKRSVFARKNYYYPDLPKGYQISQYEEPICSDGFIFINGDQGRKKVRIKRIHLEEDAGKLIHEGTVEASSYTLVDFNRASIPLLEIVTEPDISSPREAVEYLKLLRSIVMYLDICDGNMEEGSLRCDANVSVRKKGDTRFGTRTEIKNLNSFKYIERALDYEIRRQIELLREGKEIIQETRLFNPDLGVTYSMRGKEEAHDYRYFPDPDLLPLIVNEEWIESVRKTIPELPHEKEERFIKEYGLPLYDVQILCSEKKLADYFEETVKLYPEPKTVSNWIMTEILRELKQAETPIDKIVFPPSYLAELLDLIKEGKISIKMGKELFPELFRKGISPKEYVEKARLVQISDPQLLIEVVEKVIANHPKEVEEYRKGKEKLFGFFVGQVMKETKGRANPKLVNELLKERLNKR from the coding sequence ATGTATACTGATGAATCGCTGGAGATCGCCTTGGACTACGGGGATTTTGAAGGGGTAATAGGACTTGAAGTCCATGCTCAGCTTCTGACAGAGAGTAAGCTCTTCTGTTCTTGCTCAACGAAGTTCGGGGCAGAGCCAAACATCCATACTTGCCCAGTCTGTACCGGTATGCCAGGTGCTCTACCGGTACTCAATAAAAAGGCGGTAGAGTATGCCATAAAACTTGGACTTTCTCTTAATTGCAAGATAAATAAAAGAAGTGTTTTTGCAAGAAAGAATTACTATTATCCGGACCTCCCCAAGGGTTACCAGATATCCCAGTACGAGGAGCCTATTTGCTCAGACGGCTTTATTTTCATAAATGGAGACCAAGGAAGAAAAAAGGTAAGGATAAAAAGAATACACTTAGAAGAGGATGCAGGAAAGTTAATCCACGAGGGAACGGTAGAGGCAAGCTCTTACACCCTCGTTGACTTTAACAGGGCGAGCATCCCGCTTTTGGAGATCGTTACAGAGCCTGATATATCGAGTCCGCGGGAGGCTGTTGAGTATTTAAAGCTCTTGCGGAGTATAGTCATGTACTTAGACATATGTGACGGAAACATGGAAGAAGGGAGTTTGAGGTGCGATGCTAACGTCTCGGTGAGAAAAAAAGGGGACACGAGGTTCGGTACTAGGACTGAGATAAAGAACTTGAATTCGTTTAAATACATCGAAAGGGCACTCGATTACGAGATAAGAAGACAGATAGAGTTGCTCAGAGAAGGAAAAGAGATAATCCAGGAAACTAGGCTTTTTAACCCTGACTTAGGGGTAACATACTCCATGAGAGGAAAGGAAGAAGCTCATGATTACAGATACTTTCCCGACCCAGATCTTCTTCCTCTCATCGTAAATGAGGAATGGATAGAATCCGTAAGAAAGACTATCCCCGAGCTTCCCCACGAGAAGGAAGAGAGGTTTATAAAAGAGTATGGTCTGCCACTATATGATGTTCAAATCCTCTGTTCTGAAAAAAAACTCGCGGACTACTTCGAAGAGACGGTGAAACTCTATCCCGAACCCAAAACCGTAAGCAATTGGATAATGACCGAAATTTTAAGGGAACTTAAACAAGCTGAAACTCCGATAGATAAAATCGTATTTCCCCCCTCGTATCTCGCAGAACTTCTCGATTTGATAAAAGAGGGGAAGATAAGCATAAAAATGGGGAAAGAACTCTTCCCTGAACTTTTTAGAAAAGGGATCTCTCCCAAGGAATACGTAGAAAAGGCACGACTCGTGCAGATTTCTGATCCTCAGTTGCTCATAGAGGTAGTCGAAAAGGTCATTGCCAATCATCCAAAGGAAGTGGAAGAGTATAGAAAGGGCAAGGAGAAGCTTTTCGGTTTTTTTGTAGGCCAAGTTATGAAGGAGACAAAAGGAAGGGCAAATCCTAAGCTTGTAAATGAGCTTCTAAAAGAAAGGTTAAATAAACGTTGA
- the lysS gene encoding lysine--tRNA ligase → MEPISELIEVRKRKMEELKALGIKPYPQTRFLSSTSEEVKRLYGEKNEEELEKEMPIVRLAGRIISFRDFGKSVFFHIQDRKGKIQVYVRKDVLQFPSYEAFKKLDIGDIVGVEGSVFKTKTKELTVLAKTVTLLAKSLRPLPEKWHGLKDVEERYRKRYLDLIVNEKVREIFVKRSKITNFIRTYLTERDFLEVETPMMHLIPGGAEAKPFVTHHNALNLDLYLRIAPELHLKRLVVGGFERVFEINRNFRNEGISVKHNPEFTMLEFYQAYATYEDLMVLLEELIFNLVTELTGTTTLSFKGHTIDFRPPWKKYTINEALKLLGGIDVENLNTYEALQAIAKDLGIHDLKDASRGKILTKLFEVVCEDKLIDPTFITHYPVDVSPLAKRSEENPDVVERFELYIGGMEIANGFNELNDPFDQRDRFLKQAQKKGEEYPIDEDYIVALEHGMPPTAGCGVGIDRLVMILTDSPSIREVILFPLLKP, encoded by the coding sequence ATGGAACCAATATCCGAACTTATAGAAGTCAGAAAAAGGAAGATGGAAGAACTAAAGGCTCTAGGGATAAAACCTTATCCCCAGACAAGATTTCTCTCATCTACATCGGAGGAGGTGAAAAGGCTTTACGGGGAAAAAAATGAAGAAGAACTTGAAAAAGAGATGCCAATTGTCAGATTGGCTGGAAGGATAATCTCTTTCAGGGACTTTGGTAAAAGCGTCTTTTTCCACATCCAAGATAGGAAGGGTAAGATCCAGGTGTATGTGAGAAAAGACGTGCTTCAATTTCCATCATACGAAGCTTTTAAAAAGCTCGACATTGGTGATATAGTTGGAGTTGAGGGATCCGTCTTTAAAACGAAGACTAAAGAACTTACCGTGCTTGCAAAGACTGTCACACTCCTTGCGAAGTCCCTTAGGCCTCTCCCTGAAAAATGGCATGGATTGAAAGATGTGGAGGAGAGATACAGAAAGAGATACCTTGACCTTATAGTGAACGAAAAAGTAAGGGAGATTTTCGTAAAAAGGTCAAAAATTACAAATTTTATACGAACATACCTGACTGAGAGAGACTTTCTAGAAGTTGAGACCCCTATGATGCACTTAATACCTGGAGGAGCTGAAGCGAAACCCTTCGTAACTCATCACAATGCTTTAAATCTCGATCTTTACTTGAGAATAGCCCCGGAACTTCATCTAAAAAGGCTGGTAGTCGGTGGCTTTGAAAGAGTATTTGAGATCAACCGTAATTTCAGAAACGAGGGGATTTCTGTCAAACACAATCCCGAATTCACAATGCTTGAATTTTATCAGGCCTATGCCACATACGAAGATCTCATGGTTCTCCTGGAAGAGCTGATTTTTAATCTGGTGACTGAGCTTACCGGTACTACAACCCTTAGCTTCAAGGGCCATACAATAGACTTTAGGCCTCCGTGGAAAAAATACACCATAAATGAGGCTTTGAAACTTTTGGGTGGGATAGATGTTGAAAACTTAAACACTTATGAAGCACTACAGGCAATCGCCAAAGATTTAGGTATACATGACTTAAAAGACGCTTCCAGGGGAAAGATCCTCACGAAACTCTTTGAAGTGGTCTGCGAAGATAAGCTTATAGATCCTACTTTTATAACCCACTATCCCGTGGATGTTTCTCCGCTCGCCAAAAGGAGTGAGGAGAACCCCGATGTTGTTGAAAGGTTTGAGCTGTACATTGGGGGAATGGAAATAGCGAACGGTTTTAATGAGCTAAACGACCCTTTCGACCAGAGAGATAGATTCTTAAAGCAGGCACAGAAAAAAGGTGAGGAATATCCCATAGATGAGGACTATATTGTTGCCTTGGAACACGGTATGCCACCTACCGCTGGATGTGGAGTAGGCATAGATAGACTCGTTATGATCCTTACCGATAGTCCCTCCATTAGGGAAGTCATTTTATTTCCCTTACTTAAGCCATGA
- the mtnA gene encoding S-methyl-5-thioribose-1-phosphate isomerase, which yields MSDHIFLKDEKLFVLDQRRLPFEEVLVPLKSLKDFVKAIKNMVVRGAPLIGIVGAYGFAFGVREVARRKKKVTKKDIERIYTVLAKTRPTAYNLFWALDRMKRECERHAETESLLSGLFDLARLIHEEDIKNNISLAEHGAALIEDGDTILSHCNAGELATGGYGTALGVLRRAKEQGKNIKVFLTETRPYFQGARLSAYELNKFGIEFEIVPDNHVGLLMSKGMIEKVIVGADRVAANGDTANKIGTYMIALCAKNHNVPFYVACCGSTFDRNIPSGSSIPIEERKGKEVIKFKRGYITMPSFKARYYSFDITPNSLITGFITEKGIIERPFDKIATIFG from the coding sequence TTGAGTGATCACATCTTTCTTAAAGATGAAAAGCTATTTGTGCTTGACCAGAGAAGACTTCCTTTTGAGGAAGTCCTGGTTCCGCTAAAAAGCCTTAAGGACTTTGTAAAAGCCATAAAGAATATGGTTGTTAGAGGTGCGCCCCTCATAGGAATCGTTGGAGCCTACGGTTTTGCCTTTGGAGTACGGGAGGTGGCTAGGAGGAAGAAAAAGGTGACGAAGAAAGATATAGAGAGAATATATACAGTTCTTGCAAAAACGAGACCTACGGCCTATAACCTTTTCTGGGCTTTAGATAGGATGAAAAGAGAATGCGAAAGACATGCAGAAACCGAAAGTCTACTTTCTGGGCTCTTTGATCTTGCCCGCCTAATACATGAAGAGGATATAAAGAATAACATCTCACTTGCGGAACACGGGGCAGCTCTTATCGAGGATGGTGATACGATCCTCTCCCACTGCAATGCTGGAGAACTGGCAACAGGCGGGTATGGAACCGCTTTAGGAGTTTTAAGAAGGGCAAAGGAACAGGGTAAGAATATAAAGGTGTTCCTTACAGAGACACGGCCATATTTTCAGGGTGCACGGTTGAGCGCCTATGAACTTAATAAATTTGGGATTGAATTTGAAATCGTTCCGGACAACCACGTAGGTCTTCTTATGTCAAAAGGGATGATAGAGAAAGTGATAGTGGGTGCTGACCGCGTTGCGGCAAACGGGGATACGGCAAATAAGATAGGGACTTACATGATAGCGCTGTGTGCTAAGAACCATAACGTACCTTTTTACGTTGCGTGCTGCGGATCGACATTCGATAGGAATATACCTTCCGGATCATCGATTCCGATCGAGGAAAGGAAAGGAAAAGAGGTGATAAAATTTAAAAGAGGATACATCACAATGCCATCTTTTAAAGCGAGATACTACTCATTCGATATTACTCCAAACTCACTGATTACTGGGTTTATAACAGAAAAGGGCATAATCGAGAGACCCTTCGACAAAATAGCTACTATTTTCGGTTAG
- a CDS encoding ABC transporter ATP-binding protein: MSDIIIEAFGIRKSFPKKNGSIEVLKGIDLKIERGDFLTIMGPSGAGKSTLLHILGTLDRPTEGEIRFENRRITDLSEDELSIIRNEKIGFVFQFYHLLEDFSVLENIAMPLLIRGIKMKDAREKLERILAFFGLTEKKEHRPFELSGGEQQKVAIARALICDPKVIFADEPTGNLDRKTGWEIVKHFVEVNERFGTTIVLVTHDPEIGRIGKKRFRMLDGEIFPTSE; this comes from the coding sequence ATGAGTGATATCATCATAGAGGCATTCGGCATAAGAAAGTCATTTCCGAAAAAGAACGGCTCTATAGAGGTTCTAAAAGGCATAGACTTAAAAATAGAGAGGGGAGACTTTTTGACCATCATGGGGCCTTCCGGTGCGGGAAAGAGTACCCTTCTACACATACTTGGAACTTTAGATAGACCAACAGAAGGGGAGATAAGATTTGAAAATAGAAGAATAACCGATCTAAGCGAAGATGAACTATCTATTATAAGAAACGAAAAGATAGGGTTCGTATTCCAATTTTACCATCTCCTAGAAGACTTCTCGGTCTTAGAAAATATCGCCATGCCACTCCTCATCAGAGGAATCAAAATGAAGGATGCACGAGAAAAACTCGAAAGGATCCTTGCTTTTTTTGGCCTTACTGAAAAAAAGGAGCACAGACCTTTCGAACTTTCAGGGGGGGAACAACAAAAGGTAGCTATAGCAAGGGCACTCATCTGTGACCCAAAGGTTATATTCGCCGATGAGCCGACAGGAAACCTAGATAGGAAAACCGGTTGGGAAATTGTAAAACATTTCGTGGAGGTAAACGAGAGGTTTGGAACGACCATCGTACTAGTAACCCATGACCCGGAGATAGGAAGGATTGGAAAAAAAAGATTTAGGATGTTGGATGGGGAGATCTTTCCAACCTCGGAGTAA
- a CDS encoding SAM-dependent chlorinase/fluorinase, which produces MKLITLLTDFGTKDPYVGIMKGVILNLASDLKVDVQTIDITHEIEPQDIREAAFVIKEYYTFFPSGTIHVTVVDPGVGTKRRPIIVSKDNHLFVGPDNGIYTLILDEEFEVYEISNRDFMLKKISNTFHGRDIFAPVAVYLAKGFHPSSFGEKVQNPVIDSSYFPDIINDVLYGEIVRFDRFGNAITNIHYELFFEFTGKQNFRIIIKDLVFTKLSRTYMDDELTCLVGSSGYLEFARFKGSIKDTFGITKGEKVKIEIV; this is translated from the coding sequence ATGAAACTTATAACCCTTCTTACAGATTTCGGAACAAAAGACCCATACGTAGGAATAATGAAGGGAGTGATCTTAAACCTCGCCTCAGATTTAAAAGTGGATGTCCAAACCATAGATATCACGCACGAAATAGAGCCACAGGACATAAGGGAAGCAGCATTTGTGATAAAGGAATATTACACGTTTTTCCCATCCGGAACTATACATGTGACAGTTGTTGACCCTGGAGTGGGAACAAAAAGAAGACCAATTATAGTGTCAAAGGATAATCACCTCTTTGTAGGGCCCGATAACGGCATATACACACTCATCCTCGATGAAGAATTCGAGGTTTATGAAATATCGAACAGAGATTTTATGCTAAAAAAAATAAGTAACACCTTTCACGGCAGAGACATATTTGCTCCTGTAGCTGTGTATCTTGCTAAAGGGTTCCATCCGTCGAGTTTTGGAGAGAAGGTGCAGAATCCCGTAATAGACTCGTCCTATTTTCCGGACATAATAAACGATGTACTTTACGGTGAGATCGTAAGGTTCGACAGGTTTGGGAATGCCATAACTAACATCCATTACGAGCTCTTCTTTGAATTTACTGGAAAACAGAACTTTAGGATTATCATTAAGGATCTCGTATTTACAAAGCTCAGCAGGACCTATATGGATGATGAACTTACGTGCCTTGTTGGAAGCTCAGGATACCTTGAATTTGCCCGTTTCAAAGGGAGTATTAAAGATACATTTGGGATTACGAAGGGGGAAAAGGTGAAAATAGAGATAGTCTAA